A region of Argentina anserina chromosome 5, drPotAnse1.1, whole genome shotgun sequence DNA encodes the following proteins:
- the LOC126796370 gene encoding uncharacterized protein LOC126796370, with translation MYMSYGWPQVIPLEQGLCPSSQKIIYFKLINGLLLVVSPSHLELWSSSQHKVRVGKYMRDAHSVETQGENLQAVWSPDAKFIAVITSCFFLHIFKVQFSERRIQLGGKQPSALFLASISPLLTEQVPFPDNNITLSNIVSDGKHMLLGLSDGSLYSFSWKGEFYGTCELDRVPLDDGQVMSSSHSFDNGLASKGVPGTIPVNNCVASKSAIIQLELCFPLRLLFVLYSDGQLVSCSISKKGLKHPESIKAEKRLGVGDAVCTSVALEQQILAVGTKRGVVELYDFAESASLIRSVSLYDWGYSMEDTGPVSCIAWTPDNSAFAVGWKLRGLTVWSVSGCRLMSTIRQIGLSSVSSPVVKAVNECKFEPLMGGTSLMQWDEYGYRLYAIEERSLERILGFSFGKCCLNRGVSGMTYVRQVIYGDDRLLVVQSEDTDELKMLHLNLPVSYISQNWPVQHVAASKDGMYLAVAGLHGLIIYDIRFKKWRVFGDITQEQKIQCKGLLWMGKIVVVCNYIDSTNTYELLFYPRYHLDQSSLLYRKSLLAKPMVMDVYQDYILVTYRPFDVHIFHVKLYGELTPSTTPNLELSTVRELSIMTAKNHPAAMRFVPDQLPREHISDNEMSNSDPLLKEPARCLILRVNGELSLLDLDDGRERELTDSVELFWVTCGQSEEKSNLIEEVSWLDYGHRGMQVWYPSLGVDPFKQEDFLQLDPELEFDREVYPLGLLPNAGVVVGVSQRMSFSACTEFPCFEPTPQAQTILHCLLRHLIQRDKREEALRLAQLSAEKPHFSHCMEWLLFTVFEADISRQSANKNQSSGPKYAKNSSLLEKTCDLLRNFPEYFDVVVSVARKTDGRHWADLFTAAGRSTELFEECFQRRWYRTAACYILVIAKLEGPAVSQYCALRLLQATLDESLYELAGELVRFLLRSGRDYEQAPSDTDRQTPSSPRFLGYFGFRSSNRKQSFDKSSSLKEHSAHVASVKNILESHASYLMSGKELSKLVAFVKGTQFDLVEYLQRERYGCARLENFASGLELIGQKLQMSILQSRFDAEFLLAHMCSVKFKEWIVVLATLLRRSEVLFDLFQHDMRLWKAYSITLQSHPAFTEYHDLLGDLEDQLSSLGTSEEK, from the exons ATGTATATGTCATACGGATGGCCGCAGGTGATCCCACTGGAACAGGGTTTATGCCCTTCTTCCCAGAAGATCATATATTTCAAGCTCATCAATGGCTTACTGCTCGTcgtctctccctctcacctcGAGCTCTGGTCCTCCTCACAG CATAAAGTGAGAGTTGGCAAGTACATGAGAGACGCTCATTCAGTTGAGACCCAAGGCGAGAATTTGCAAGCTGTCTGGAGTCCCGATGCCAAGTTCATTGCTGTTATT acttcttgtttctttcttcatatttttaaGGTTCAGTTTTCGGAGAGAAGGATTCAATTAGGAGGGAAGCAACCCTCTGCTTTGTTTCTTGCTTCGATTTCTCCTCTTCTAACTGAGCAAGTCCCCTTTCCTGATAACAACATTACTCT GAGCAATATCGTAAGCGATGGCAAACATATGCTACTTGGACTTTCTGATGGATCACTCTACAGTTTCTCATGGAAAGGGGAG TTCTATGGGACTTGTGAACTTGATCGAGTTCCGCTTGATGACGGTCAAGTTATGTCATCATCGCATTCTTTTGATAACGGTCTTGCTTCTAAAGGGGTTCCGGGAACTATTCCTGTCAATAATTGCGTCGCCAGCAAGTCTGCTATTATCCAACTGGAGCTTTGTTTCCCACTAAGGTTACTGTTTGTTTTGTATTCTGATGGACAACTGGTGTCATGTTCTATAAGTAAGAAAGGGTTAAAGCATCCTGAATCTATTAAAGCTGAAAAGAGGCTAGGGGTTGGTGATGCTGTATGTACTTCAGTAGCTTTGGAGCAACAGATCCTTGCTGTCGGGACAAAAAGAGGGGTTGTGGAGTTGTATGACTTTGCAGAATCTGCATCACTGATTAGATCTGTATCTTTGTATGACTGGGG ATACTCAATGGAAGACACTGGACCTGTCAGTTGCATTGCATGGACACCTGATAATTCTGCTTTTGCAGTTGGGTGGAAGTTAAGAGGACTTACAGTTTGGTCTGTTTCTGGTTGTCGTTTGATGTCAACAATCCGTCAAATAGGCCTAAGTTCAGTATCTTCCCCGGTCGTTAAGGCAGTCAATGAATGTAAATTTGAACCTTTGATGGGCGGCACCTCATTGATGCAGTGGGATGAATATGGATATAGGCTCTATGCTATTGAAGAACGATCGTTGGAGAGGATTCTTGGATTTTCCTTTGGTAAATGTTGCCTTAACAGAGGAGTTTCAGGCATGACATATGTCCGGCAAGTGATATATGGTGATGATCGGTTGCTTGTTGTTCAGTCTGAAGATACTGATGAACTTAAGATGCTACATCTTAACCTTCCA GTTTCTTATATCTCACAAAATTGGCCAGTTCAACATGTAGCTGCTAGCAAAGATGGTATGTACTTAGCAGTTGCCGGTCTCCATGGGTTAATCATATACGACATACGATTCAAGAAATGGCGAGtgtttggagacattactcaGGAACAGAAAATTCAGTGCAAAGGTTTGTTATGGATGGGGAAGATTGTTGTTGTCTGCAACTACATTGATTCAACTAACAC ATATGAATTGCTTTTCTATCCAAGATATCACCTTGATCAGAGCTCACTTCTCTACCGAAAGTCGTTGCTTGCGAAACCAATGGTCATGGATGTCTATCAAGATTATATACTAGTCACATATCGCCCATTTGATGTACACATATTTCATGTGAAATTATATGGTGAATTGACTCCTTCCACTACCCCAAATTTAGAG CTTTCTACAGTACGAGAACTCTCAATAATGACTGCAAAGAACCATCCTGCAGCAATGCGTTTTGTTCCAGATCAGCTTCCGAGAGAGCATATATCAGATAATGAGATGTCTAACTCAGATCCTTTACTAAAAGAGCCTGCAAG ATGTTTGATATTGAGAGTAAATGGGGAGCTTTCACTTCTTGATTTGGATGATGGACGTGAAAGGGAGCTTACTGATTCTGTTGAATTATTTTGGGTTACTTGTGGTCAGTCGGAGGAAAAATCAAATCTTATTGAGGAGGTTTCATGGTTAGATTATGGCCACCGCGGAATGCAG GTTTGGTATCCATCTCTAGGTGTTGACCCTTTTAAGCAGGAGGATTTCTTGCAG CTGGATCCGGAGCTTGAATTTGATCGCGAGGTATACCCTCTGGGACTTCTTCCAAATGCTGGAGTTGTTGTTGGTGTTTCCCAGCGAATGTCATTTTCTGCCTGCACAGAGTTTCCGTGTTTTGAGCCTACACCTCAAGCTCAAACTATATTACATTGTCTTCTAAGGCACCTTATTCAG AGGGACAAAAGGGAGGAAGCTTTAAGGTTGGCCCAATTATCAGCTGAAAAACCTCATTTCTCTCACTGTATGGAGTGGCTTCTGTTTACCGTATTCGAGGCAGACATATCCAG GCAAAGTGCAAACAAGAATCAGAGTTCTGGGCctaaatatgcaaagaatTCCTCTCTTCTAGAGAAGACATGTGATTTGCTCAGAAACTTCCCGGAGTATTTTGATGTGGTTGTCAGTGTTGCAAGAAAAACTGATGGTCGACATTGGGCAGATTTGTTTACTGCTGCCGGGAGATCAACAGA GTTGTTTGAGGAATGTTTCCAACGCAGATGGTACCGCACTGCTGCATGCTATATACTT GTGATTGCAAAGCTTGAAGGTCCTGCTGTCAGTCAGTACTGTGCTTTGCGTTTATTACAG GCAACATTGGACGAATCCCTATATGAACTTGCTGGGGAGCTG GTGAGGTTCTTGCTGAGATCTGGAAGGGATTATGAACAAGCACCATCAGATACAGACAGACAAACTCCATCATCTCCCAGATTCTTGGGTTATTTTGGTTTTCGTTCTAGTAATAGAAAACAGTCCTTCGATAAGAG CTCTTCACTCAAGGAACATAGTGCACATGTTGCCTCTGTGAAGAACATTTTGGAAAGCCATGCTAGCTATTTGATGTCGGGAAAAGAGCTTTCAAAGCTAGTTGCGTTTGTGAAAGGCACCCAGTTCGATTTAGTT GAATATCTTCAGCGAGAGAGATATGGATGTGCACGTTTGGAGAATTTCGCTTCGGGACTTGAACTAATTGGACAAAAg ctccaaatGAGTATACTGCAGAGCCGGTTTGATGCAGAATTTCTGTTGGCACATATGTGCTCTGTCAAGTTTAAAGAGTGGATAGTTGTCCTTGCCACTCTTTTAAGACGATCTGAG GTTCTATTTGATCTTTTCCAGCATGATATGCGGTTGTGGAAAGCATATAGCATCACCCTACAG TCACATCCCGCCTTTACTGAATACCATGATCTGCTTGGAGATTTGGAAGATCAACTTTCCTCCCTCGGAACTTCAGAAGAGAAGTGA
- the LOC126794513 gene encoding tyrosine--tRNA ligase, chloroplastic/mitochondrial: MRMAAVSTSRTFLYSHHYHSLPFIVPSFLTASRAPRFHRNNMRNPILLSAVRCLQSSSRRQNVVDILEERGLLESLTSEQLRHACSDPSLPPLKVYCGFDPTAESLHLGNLLGLIVLSWFQRCGHKTVALIGGATARVGDPSGKSLERPELDVETLSQNTSGIRNTVGKILGSSEVSILNNYDWWKEVTLLDFLKDVGRFARVGSMMAKESVKKRLESEQGMSYTEFTYQLLQGYDFLYLFRSEGINVQIGGSDQWGNITAGTELIRKILRADDVAYGLTFRLLLKSDGTKFGKSEDGAIWLSPSMLSPYKFYQYFFSVSDADVVRFLKILTFLDMNDIKQIESDMKRPGYQANMAQRRLAEEVTLFVHGQDGLDEALKATEAMRPGADTKLDWNTMQAISEDVPSCSFPYHQVLDLSIVDLSVSSGLFDSKSAARRLLKQGGLYLNNSRVDSESKRIEPQDIVDGKLLLLSAGKKNKVLVRISSSS, translated from the coding sequence ATGAGAATGGCTGCTGTCTCCACTTCAAGGACCTTTCTTTACTCCCATCATTACCATAGCCTCCCATTCATTGTTCCTTCTTTCTTGACTGCTTCCAGGGCACCCAGATTTCACCGTAATAACATGAGAAACCCCATCCTCTTATCGGCTGTGAGGTGTTTGCAGTCCTCTTCCCGGCGTCAAAATGTGGTTGACATTTTGGAAGAGAGAGGGTTGCTTGAGTCCTTGACCAGTGAGCAGCTGAGGCATGCCTGTTCCGACCCTAGTCTCCCTCCTCTCAAGGTCTACTGCGGGTTTGACCCAACTGCTGAGTCATTGCACTTGGGAAACCTTCTTGGCCTTATTGTCCTCTCATGGTTCCAAAGATGTGGCCATAAAACGGTAGCTTTGATTGGCGGGGCCACTGCTCGTGTCGGGGATCCTTCAGGCAAGAGCTTGGAGAGGCCAGAGCTTGATGTGGAGACTCTGTCGCAGAATACCTCTGGTATTAGGAATACCGTTGGGAAAATTTTGGGGTCCAGTGAGGTTTCCATCTTGAACAATTATGATTGGTGGAAAGAGGTGACATTGCTGGATTTTCTGAAAGATGTGGGTCGGTTTGCGAGGGTGGGGAGCATGATGGCAAAGGAGAGTGTGAAGAAGAGGTTAGAGTCAGAACAAGGAATGAGCTACACAGAGTTCACTTACCAGTTGTTGCAGGGCTATGATTTCCTCTACCTCTTCCGGAGTGAAGGTATCAATGTTCAGATTGGAGGTAGCGATCAGTGGGGAAATATAACTGCGGGGACCGAACTCATACGGAAGATTCTTCGAGCTGATGATGTTGCCTACGGTTTGACATTTCGTCTTCTCTTGAAGAGTGATGGTACCAAATTCGGCAAGTCTGAAGATGGTGCCATATGGCTTTCCCCATCCATGTTGTCACCCTACAAGTTCTATcagtattttttttctgtttcggATGCTGATGTCGTCAGATTCCTCAAGATATTAACTTTCCTGGACATGAACGACATTAAACAGATAGAGAGTGACATGAAGAGACCTGGATACCAGGCCAACATGGCACAGCGGAGGCTTGCTGAAGAGGTTACTCTTTTTGTCCATGGCCAAGATGGTCTAGATGAGGCTCTCAAGGCAACTGAAGCAATGAGGCCAGGAGCTGACACTAAATTAGACTGGAACACCATGCAAGCCATTTCTGAGGATGTCCCTTCCTGCTCTTTTCCTTATCATCAGGTCCTAGATCTTTCCATTGTTGATCTTTCAGTGTCATCCGGTTTGTTTGACAGCAAATCCGCTGCCCGACGACTATTGAAGCAAGGGGGCCTTTACCTGAACAACTCAAGAGTTGATAGTGAAAGTAAAAGAATTGAACCTCAAGATATTGTGGATGGAAAGCTTCTCCTTTTGTCTGCAGGCAAGAAAAACAAGGTTCTTGTACGGATATCAAGTAGCAGCTGA
- the LOC126793162 gene encoding ATP-dependent DNA helicase Q-like 4A, with product MNRGGESQTSRAHLGNAAPDLRHGLLEHMRALDNFSNPTQAHSSHMLFSLPSQRSPMATSSMVFPMQHLQRVDSLQVQKAWHALSNLQKSSRNYARPGKTVEVGSASAEHAHGVGRTTSASSGHINNSTAHVQTHQYLDVSNGKSSEAATCVRSGFRSSSDNVAGISVWGQRQVRESLVNNSHSQVSGGSVTDNSVHTSQAKECLNNLMNTMDVDDDDDILENIDVDHIVEQYQSSCTPKPSISKLPPLTPSIRQDNTERQEVTCLPPELCTNCVHGFKIGGCPKASNHLQEMKDRLITVSNELLDNVDELSPPQIERLRQDRMQLNKQIQALESYLCTNSMDEERRNSHFSASTTTPRPFQYETPPAPAFRTDPMRFNSEFHLNKEGGGYAEWNSSSVSSSSTDKFGFSSFPVEREPYIPKFVDVNYIEGSNDNKWRDGSFPWTKELEAKNKKVFGNHSFRLNQREVINATMSGHDVFVLMPTGGGKSLTYQLPAVICPGLTLVISPLVSLIQDQIMHLFQANIPAAYLSANMEWSEQQEILRAVSSECCKYKLLYVTPEKVVKSDYLLRQLESLNARQLLSRIVIDEAHCVSQWGHDFRPDYQALGILKQKFPDTPVLALTATATASVKEDVVQALGLVNCIIFRQSFNRPNLWYAVIPKTKKCMEDINMFIKENHYDESGIIYCLSRMDCEKVAEKLQECGHKAAFYHGNMDPAQRAFVQKQWSKDEINIICATVAFGMGINKPDVRFVIHHSLPKSIEGYHQECGRAGRDGQRASCVLYYSYSDYIRVKHMISQGVIEQNPLTPGQNRMNTANSGRILETNTENLLRMVSYCENDVDCRRLLQLVHFGEKFDYTTCNKTCDNCLKVKSFFEKDVTEIAKQLVELVKSAGQQCSSAHILEVYRGSLSQFVKKHGHQTLRLHGAGKHLPKGEASRVLRHLVTEDLLVEEVKKSDVYGSVSSILKVNEFKACELFSGRKTVMLRFPSSIKASKQWNTSTKGSLTSEKLKTQQLGAGQTQSNGDVDLSTQLFANLKMLRATLVKESEDGVMAYHIFGNKTLRDLSSILPRTKKELLEISGINKVKVTKYGDRVLETIESTIREYKTCKNSSSSNDSNEEKRKREGSKAKQNGHEDDDDFTKSTDRSKKRASKKQSKPIEDYSYQQPDYNQIMDDDLDLYDYDFEVHASATKTVQDVGGRVLPQWSTHEYGRHR from the exons ATGAATAGAGGAGGAGAATCACAGACGAG TCGTGCCCATTTAGGCAATGCTGCTCCTGATTTGAGACATGGTTTATTGGAGCATATGAGAGCACTTGACAATTTCTCTAACCCAACTCAAGCTCACAGCTCGCATATGCTATTCTCGTTACCATCACAGAGATCCCCAATGGCTACTAG CTCGATGGTCTTTCCTATGCAACATCTTCAAAGAGTAGATAGTCTGCAAGTTCAAAAG GCTTGGCATGCGCTTTCCAATCTTCAGAAGTCTTCTAGGAACTATGCAAGGCCTGGTAAAACTGTCGAAGTTGGAAGTGCTAGCGCTGAGCATGCTCATGGTGTGGGAAGAACTACATCTGCAAGCTCAGGTCACATTAATAATAGTACTGCACATGTGCAAACACATCAATACTTGGATGTAAGTAATGGCAAGTCAAGTGAAGCTGCAACCTGTGTCCGCAGTGGGTTTCGGTCAAGTAGCGATAATGTTGCAGGAATAAGTGTTTGGGGGCAAAGACAGGTCAGGGAATCACTGGTCAACAATTCTCATTCTCAGGTGTCAGGTGGTTCAGTTACTGATAATAGTGTTCATACCAGCCAAGCGAAAGAATGTTTGAATAATTTGATGAATACGATGGACGTtgacgatgatgatgacaTACTTGAG AATATTGATGTCGACCACATAGTGGAACAGTACCAATCAAGTTGCACACCTAAACCATCAATTTCCAAGCTTCCACCCCTTACTCCATCTATCCGTCAAGATAATACTGAGAGACAAGAAGTGACTTGTTTGCCACCAGAGTTGTGTACAAATTGTGTTCATGGATTTAAG ATAGGAGGTTGCCCAAAAGCTTCAAACCATCTGCAAGAAATGAAGGACAGGCTAATAACTGTATCAAATGAACTGCTTGATAATGTTGATGAGCTCAGTCCACCGCAAATAGAGAGGCTTCGCCAAGATAG GATGCAGCTAAATAAGCAGATTCAGGCCCTTGAGAGTTATCTCTGTACCAACTCAATGGACGAGGAAAGACGGAATTCACATTTTTCCGCATCCACAACAACTCCCAGGCCTTTCCAATATGAAACACCTCCAGCACCTGCATTCAGGACTGACCCCATGAGATTTAATTCCGAGTTTCATCTAAATAAAGAGGGAGGAGGATACGCAGAGTGGAATTCATCATCAGTTTCATCCTCTTCTACGGATAAGTTTGGTTTCTCATCTTTTCCTGTGGAGAGGGAACCTTACATCCCAAAGTTTGTTGATGTCAACTATATTGAAGGTTCAAATGACAATAAGTGGAGGGATGGTTCTTTCCCATGGACTAAAGAGCTGGAG GCTAAGAACAAGAAAGTGTTTGGTAACCACTCTTTTCGCCTCAACCAAAGAGAGGTCATCAATGCTACAATGAGCGGTCATGATGTTTTCGTATTAATGCCAACTGGAGGGGGTAAGAGCCTGACATATCAG CTCCCTGCTGTAATTTGTCCAGGCTTAACTTTGGTAATCTCTCCTCTTGTGTCTCTTATTCAAGATCAAATCATGCACTTGTTTCAG GCAAACATTCCTGCTGCTTACCTAAGTGCCAATATGGAGTGGAGTGAACAACAGGAGATTCTTAGAGCAGTTAGCTCTGAATGTTGTAAATACAAACTGTTATATGTCACCCCCGAAAAAGTTGTCAA AAGTGATTATCTGTTGCGGCAATTGGAGAGTCTGAACGCTCGTCAGTTGCTTTCTAGGATTGTAATTGACGAAGCTCATTGTGTGAGTCAGTGGGGGCATGATTTCCGACCTGATTATCAG GCTCTGGGTATCTTGAAGCAGAAGTTTCCAGATACACCAGTGTTGGCTCTAACAGCTACAGCAACAGCTAGCGTAAAAGAAGATGTTGTGCAAGCACTTGGTCTTGTAAATTGCATCATCTTTCGGCAAAGTTTCAATCGCCCAAATCTATG GTATGCTGTTATTCCCAAGACCAAAAAATGCATGgaagatattaacatgttCATTAAAGAAAATCACTATGATGAAAGTGGAATAATATATTGCCTGTCAAGAATGGACTGTGAAAAAGTTGCTGAAAAATTACAG GAATGTGGGCATAAAGCAGCATTTTACCATGGTAATATGGATCCTGCTCAACGTGCCTTTGTCCAGAAGCAGTGGAGTAAAGATGAAATCAATATTATATGTGCTACAGTGGCATTTGGAATGG GTATAAACAAGCCTGATGTGCGATTTGTAATTCATCATTCTCTCCCTAAATCTATTGAAGGTTATCATCAG GAATGCGGTCGAGCTGGTAGAGATGGCCAACGTGCATCTTGTGTGTTGTATTACAGTTACAGTGACTAT ATACGAGTCAAACATATGATTAGCCAAGGAGTTATAGAGCAAAACCCATTGACACCCGGACAAAATCGTATGAATACAGCTAATTCTGGGAGAATACTGGAAACAAATACTGAGAATCTTTTGCGCATG GTGAGTTATTGCGAAAATGATGTTGATTGCCGACGACTTCTACAGCTTGTTCATTTTGGAGAAAAATTTGATTATACAACCTGCAATAAGACGTGCGATAATTGTTTGAAGGTCAAGAGTTTCTTTGAGAAGGATGTCACGGAGATAGCAAAGCAACTG GTTGAACTTGTGAAATCAGCAGGCCAGCAGTGTTCATCAGCTCATATTTTAGAAGTCTACAGGGGATCCCTAAGCCAATTT GTCAAGAAACACGGGCACCAGACTTTAAGGTTGCATGGAGCAGGGAAACATCTACCCAAGGGAGAAGCTTCTCGTGTATTACGTCATCTTGTTACTGAGGATCTGCTTGTGGAGGAAGTCAAGAAAAGCGATGTTTATGGATCGGTATCATCAATACTAAAG GTTAATGAGTTTAAAGCATGTGAACTTTTCTCTGGCAGGAAGACAGTCATGTTAAG AttcccttcctctataaaagctTCAAAGCAGTGGAACACTTCCACTAAAGGTTCACTGACATCTGAGAAGCTGAAGACTCAGCAACTTGGCGCCGGACAAACTCAGTCCAATGGAGATGTG GATCTCTCTACCCAATTATTTGCTAATTTGAAAATGCTTCGAGCTACTCTCGTAAAGGAATCTGAGGATGGGGTCATGGCATATCACATATTTGG GAATAAGACATTGAGAGACTTGAGCTCCATACTTCCTAGAACCAAGAAGGAACTCCTGGAAATAAGTGGCATCAACAA GGTTAAGGTGACTAAGTATGGAGATCGAGTACTCGAAACCATTGAATCTACGATCAGGGAGTATAAAACTTGCAAAAACAGTAGCAGTAGCAATGACAGTAACGAGGAAAAGAGGAAAAGAGAGGGTAGCAAAGCGAAACAAAATGGGCATGAAGACGATGATGACTTCACCAAAAGCACTGATCGATCAAAGAAAAGGGCCTCAAAAAAGCAGAGCAAACCCATCGAAGACTATAGTTATCAGCAGCCTGATTACAACCAAATCATGGATGATGATCTAGATTTGtatgattatgattttgaagtgcATGCTTCAGCTACAAAGACTGTTCAGGACGTTGGTGGAAGAGTGCTTCCCCAATGGTCCACGCATGAATATGGGCGACACCGATAA